The Triticum aestivum cultivar Chinese Spring chromosome 3A, IWGSC CS RefSeq v2.1, whole genome shotgun sequence genome includes a region encoding these proteins:
- the LOC123056650 gene encoding F-box protein At5g62510, whose amino-acid sequence MYAITMMTSNGALQKRNKAPSPELPDELLLEVMSRLPVKSLLRFKCVSKAWRTTISDPSFVQLHLKISARRWEQNPSFLIAPHTLDRDIQGTIFPGNIEFYQWQQGVSEARLVHDRDLFRLVRFFSHCDGLVLVPTGTKVYLFNPATRDALTLPESSHNKVPSFIHHPVGFGRHPRTGMYKVVRSLFGSTDCKTGIVSIGMEVCTVGGPAPPQWREIAGDQPYAPVSSVPAQSVKGGVYWIVDDINFEPRPRGLLRFDLADEAFNLISLPSDLSDLGDDDSDNDGDNEHFNLSVLHGELSLTGYRVNEPNDVHRLVVVWALMEDGASFVWDPRYTLYVMEPCHPIAFLPGTLMLRFNRKLCLYDLQSRELANACELSKMRCRRHGSTELELAWKHVYFCNVIPYMESLVPVGAHMA is encoded by the coding sequence ATGTACGCCATCACCATGATGACTTCCAATGGGGCCCTGCAGAAAAGAAATAAGGCGCCGAGTCCCGAGCTGCCGGACGAGCTTCTTTTAGAGGTCATGTCCCGACTGCCCGTCAAGTCTCTTCTTCGCTTCAAGTGCGTCAGCAAGGCCTGGCGCACAACGATATCCGACCCCTCCTTTGTCCAGTTGCATCTCAAGATATCCGCCCGCAGATGGGAGCAGAACCCATCCTTCCTCATCGCCCCGCACACCCTGGACCGCGACATCCAAGGCACTATTTTCCCTGGTAACATCGAGTTCTACCAGTGGCAGCAAGGCGTCTCCGAGGCTCGTCTCGTGCACGACAGGGACTTATTCCGCTTGGTTCGCTTCTTCTCCCACTGTGACGGCCTGGTGCTTGTCCCCACGGGCACCAAGGTGTACCTCTTCAACCCGGCCACTAGGGACGCCCTCACGCTTCCGGAGAGTAGTCACAACAAGGTGCCCAGCTTCATCCACCACCCCGTTGGGTTCGGCCGTCATCCTCGCACTGGCATGTACAAGGTAGTCCGGTCCTTATTCGGTTCGACAGACTGTAAAACTGGGATCGTCAGCATAGGGATGGAGGTGTGTACCGTGGGCGGCCCTGCTCCTCCTCAATGGAGGGAAATCGCAGGGGATCAGCCGTACGCCCCTGTGTCATCGGTGCCCGCTCAATCTGTCAAGGGGGGTGTATACTGGATAGTCGACGATATCAACTTCGAGCCGCGCCCGCGTGGCCTCCTACGCTTCGACTTGGCCGACGAGGCATTCAACCTCATCAGTTTGCCTTCTGATCTGTCGGACCTCGGAGATGACGACAGTGACAATGATGGTGACAATGAACACTTCAACTTGAGTGTGTTGCATGGGGAGTTGTCTCTAACCGGCTATCGCGTCAATGAGCCTAACGACGTGCATCGGCTGGTGGTGGTCTGGGCGCTCATGGAAGACGGGGCAAGCTTCGTGTGGGACCCGCGTTACACGTTGTATGTCATGGAACCGTGCCACCCAATCGCTTTTCTTCCGGGCACGTTGATGCTACGGTTCAATCGCAAGCTCTGCCTCTACGATCTGCAGTCACGTGAGCTGGCAAATGCTTGTGAGTTGAGCAAGATGAGATGCCGGCGTCATGGGTCAACCGAACTTGAGCTTGCTTGGAAGCATGTGTACTTCTGCAACGTCATACCCTACATGGAAAGTCTTGTTCCAGTCGGTGCTCACATGGCCTGA